In Microbacterium pumilum, the following proteins share a genomic window:
- a CDS encoding glycoside hydrolase family 2 TIM barrel-domain containing protein: MRPEVRATAQDGSYPRPQLVRPQWFDLGGAWDFAFDEDVRAGAATGIPDEFPTTIIVPYPPESPLSGINDTGYHGIVWYRRSIAEADLENAGHAEGRTLLLHFGAVDYRADVWIGGRHAASHEGGHTPFSVEVPAFDGEVDIVVRAEDDPHDLTQPRGKQDWELEPHAIWYHRTTGIWQPVWLESVPQQHLTRVAWRPDIRDSSVRLTLELGGKPTDGTRANVTLQLGAVQLADVSVAVADAREEITISIPAVRNGEQYDHLLWSPEHPNLIDARIELVDPDGSDVVASYFGLRSVGTAGGRFLLNGRPYPIAGVLSQGYWPQSHLASPTAAALRTEVELIKALGFTTARLHQKIEDPRLLYWADRLGLLVWTEMPSAIEFSDATVTRVTREWTDVIRRDSSHPCVVAWVPLNESWSVRYIAVDVRQQNFARSLYRLTRALDDTRLVISNDGWEHTRSDLFTIHDYENDRDRLQARYETPDAIAATVDGISTNGHAMLVGTAAESAVTASAPVVLSEFGGVSFAPDDGSNAWGYRLVQSPADLDRHLSGLFAALHASSALAGWVYTQLTDTVQETNGLTDENRVPKLPAARIRAIVRGADESAR, from the coding sequence ATGCGTCCCGAGGTGCGTGCGACCGCGCAAGACGGCTCCTACCCGCGCCCACAGCTCGTGCGTCCGCAGTGGTTCGATCTGGGCGGAGCGTGGGATTTCGCGTTCGACGAGGATGTCAGAGCGGGTGCCGCAACCGGCATCCCGGATGAGTTCCCGACGACGATCATCGTTCCCTACCCGCCCGAGTCGCCGCTTTCGGGCATCAACGACACCGGCTACCACGGCATCGTCTGGTACCGAAGGTCGATCGCCGAGGCCGACCTCGAGAACGCAGGACACGCGGAAGGCCGCACGCTGCTCCTCCATTTCGGCGCTGTCGACTACCGCGCCGACGTGTGGATCGGCGGGCGGCACGCGGCATCCCACGAGGGCGGTCACACGCCGTTCAGCGTCGAGGTGCCGGCGTTCGACGGTGAGGTCGACATCGTCGTGCGAGCGGAGGACGACCCGCACGACCTGACCCAGCCACGCGGCAAGCAGGATTGGGAGCTCGAGCCCCACGCCATCTGGTACCACCGGACGACCGGAATCTGGCAGCCGGTGTGGCTGGAGTCCGTGCCCCAACAGCACCTGACGCGCGTCGCATGGCGACCGGACATCCGGGACTCGTCCGTTCGACTGACGCTCGAGCTCGGCGGGAAGCCCACCGACGGCACCCGTGCGAACGTGACTCTGCAGCTCGGTGCGGTTCAACTCGCCGACGTGAGCGTCGCGGTCGCAGATGCTCGGGAAGAGATCACGATCTCGATCCCTGCCGTCCGAAACGGCGAACAGTACGACCACCTGCTCTGGTCGCCCGAGCACCCGAACCTGATCGACGCGCGCATCGAGCTCGTCGACCCGGACGGGTCCGACGTGGTTGCGTCCTACTTCGGGCTTCGCTCCGTGGGCACGGCGGGTGGCCGATTCCTCCTCAACGGCCGTCCGTACCCGATCGCGGGCGTCCTCTCGCAGGGCTACTGGCCGCAGTCGCACCTCGCCTCGCCGACCGCGGCAGCGCTGCGCACCGAGGTCGAGCTCATCAAAGCGCTCGGCTTCACCACCGCGCGCTTGCACCAGAAGATCGAGGACCCGCGCCTGCTGTACTGGGCCGACCGTCTGGGCCTTCTCGTGTGGACTGAGATGCCGAGCGCCATCGAATTCTCGGATGCGACGGTCACGCGCGTGACGCGGGAGTGGACGGATGTCATCCGCCGCGATTCGTCGCACCCGTGCGTGGTGGCGTGGGTGCCGCTCAACGAGAGCTGGAGTGTCCGGTACATCGCCGTCGACGTGCGCCAGCAGAATTTCGCCCGGTCGCTGTACCGCCTGACCAGGGCGCTCGATGACACCCGGCTGGTGATCTCGAACGACGGCTGGGAGCATACGCGGTCCGACCTGTTCACGATTCACGACTATGAGAACGACCGCGACCGGCTCCAGGCGAGATACGAAACGCCCGACGCCATCGCGGCGACGGTGGACGGCATCTCGACGAACGGGCACGCGATGCTCGTCGGCACCGCCGCGGAGTCGGCGGTGACCGCATCCGCCCCCGTCGTGCTCAGCGAATTCGGCGGCGTGAGCTTCGCGCCCGACGACGGCAGCAACGCCTGGGGATACCGTCTGGTGCAGTCACCCGCCGACCTCGATCGCCACCTGAGCGGGCTGTTCGCCGCTCTCCACGCGAGCTCGGCGCTCGCCGGTTGGGTCTACACGCAGCTCACCGACACGGTGCAGGAGACCAACGGGCTCACCGACGAGAACCGCGTGCCCAAACTGCCCGCCGCGCGGATCCGCGCGATCGTCCGCGGCGCCGACGAATCCGCTCGATAA
- a CDS encoding LacI family DNA-binding transcriptional regulator produces MSDMSSGRPGQRVRLEDVAKLAGVSMKTVSNVVHDYPHVSVKMRERVQAAIDQLGYRPNLTARRLATGRTGMLALAIPEIDQPYFAELARRIGEEAVRRGYRVIVEQTLNDADAERAVIRDREEGLVDGVIFQPAYMDTMEIARLRPGTPLVLLGEAGRPLTADHVMIDNVAAAREAVELLLGQGRTRIAFFGMVHGDPTESTHLRLLGYQEALLAAGVRTGPELVIETDGFAIDDGVAALSAALDAGVRFDALVCRDDLFAMAALKVLDRAGLRVPGDVSVLGWDDTALARYSTPALSSISPGKEAIARMALELLEDRMAGYDGVGRHRIAPHVIIERETTGHPT; encoded by the coding sequence ATGAGCGACATGAGCAGCGGAAGGCCCGGCCAGCGTGTTCGTCTCGAAGACGTCGCGAAACTGGCCGGCGTTTCGATGAAGACGGTGTCGAACGTCGTCCACGACTACCCGCATGTCTCGGTCAAGATGCGGGAGCGCGTGCAGGCGGCCATCGATCAGCTCGGGTATCGGCCGAATCTGACGGCGCGACGGCTCGCGACGGGACGGACCGGGATGCTCGCGCTCGCGATCCCCGAGATCGACCAGCCCTACTTCGCCGAGCTCGCCCGCCGCATCGGCGAGGAGGCGGTGCGCCGTGGATACCGGGTCATCGTCGAGCAGACGCTGAATGACGCCGATGCGGAGCGGGCCGTCATCCGTGATCGCGAAGAGGGTCTGGTCGACGGCGTCATCTTCCAGCCCGCGTACATGGACACGATGGAGATCGCCCGGCTGCGCCCCGGCACCCCGCTCGTGCTCCTCGGTGAGGCCGGACGCCCGCTCACCGCCGACCACGTCATGATCGACAATGTCGCGGCTGCGCGCGAAGCAGTCGAGCTGCTCCTTGGACAGGGACGGACCCGGATCGCGTTCTTCGGAATGGTGCACGGCGATCCGACGGAGTCCACCCATCTGCGCCTGCTCGGATACCAGGAGGCTCTGCTCGCCGCGGGTGTCCGCACCGGCCCCGAGCTCGTGATCGAGACCGATGGATTCGCGATCGACGATGGAGTCGCCGCACTGAGTGCGGCCCTGGACGCCGGGGTGCGGTTCGACGCCCTGGTCTGCCGCGACGACCTGTTCGCGATGGCGGCGCTGAAGGTGCTCGACCGTGCGGGGCTTCGGGTTCCGGGCGATGTCTCGGTGCTCGGCTGGGACGATACGGCGCTGGCGCGCTACAGCACTCCCGCGCTCTCGAGCATCTCGCCCGGCAAGGAGGCGATCGCACGCATGGCGCTCGAACTTCTCGAAGACCGGATGGCCGGATACGACGGAGTCGGACGGCACCGCATCGCGCCCCATGTCATCATCGAACGAGAGACGACCGGGCATCCGACCTGA
- a CDS encoding glycoside hydrolase family 32 protein: MRPDFHFTPAAGWINDPHGLHHWKGEYHAFYQYVPERTEWSEDIHWGHAKGLDLLSLEELAVAIFPGDGDVGIWTGSLVVDDEDAAHIFYTSVSQPVLDHARIRIATPVDPDWATWRKGAFVAEMPAELTVYRDPWVFRDGAAWSMLVGGRHQDGGGAMVSYRSDDLRDWTYQGIALRTPTDGPLARNVLWECPQLFEIDGRHVLVLSVGDEGETPYVGYAIGEWADGRFDAASWGRLTFSRSHYAPTFVRDASGRPTLVFWLREVSDVAAGWAGALSVPYLLALDHGELVVRPHPDLGRFRLDAVAADAGAPAADIVWAAQSGAELSIATDAGDIVALRMTDDRLFVETASEASSMPAGGEVRIVLDGPIVEVSTERGVYGAQIPVSRGFRVTGDTGAVQVHPLARPAP; encoded by the coding sequence ATGCGTCCCGACTTCCACTTCACTCCCGCGGCCGGCTGGATCAACGACCCCCACGGCCTGCACCACTGGAAGGGCGAGTACCACGCCTTCTATCAGTATGTCCCCGAGCGCACCGAATGGTCGGAAGACATCCACTGGGGCCACGCGAAAGGCCTTGACCTGCTCTCACTCGAAGAGCTTGCCGTGGCGATCTTCCCCGGCGACGGCGACGTCGGCATCTGGACCGGCTCTCTCGTCGTCGATGACGAGGATGCCGCGCACATCTTCTACACGTCGGTCAGCCAGCCCGTCTTGGATCACGCGCGCATCCGCATCGCCACGCCGGTCGATCCCGACTGGGCGACGTGGCGGAAGGGCGCCTTCGTCGCGGAGATGCCCGCTGAGCTGACCGTCTACCGCGACCCGTGGGTCTTCCGAGACGGCGCCGCCTGGAGCATGCTCGTCGGCGGACGCCATCAGGACGGCGGCGGTGCCATGGTCTCGTACCGCTCGGACGACCTGCGCGACTGGACGTATCAGGGCATCGCGCTGCGCACGCCGACCGACGGTCCGCTGGCACGGAACGTGCTCTGGGAGTGCCCGCAGCTGTTCGAGATCGACGGTAGGCACGTGCTCGTCCTCTCGGTGGGAGACGAAGGCGAGACACCGTATGTCGGCTATGCCATCGGAGAGTGGGCGGACGGCCGGTTCGACGCTGCGAGCTGGGGTCGGTTGACGTTCAGCCGCAGCCACTACGCACCCACGTTCGTGCGTGACGCGTCCGGCCGTCCGACCCTCGTGTTCTGGCTCCGTGAGGTCAGCGACGTTGCTGCCGGGTGGGCGGGCGCCCTGAGCGTGCCGTATCTTCTCGCACTGGACCACGGCGAACTGGTCGTGAGACCGCATCCGGATCTCGGGCGGTTCCGCCTGGACGCCGTGGCAGCGGATGCCGGGGCCCCGGCGGCAGACATCGTCTGGGCCGCGCAATCCGGCGCCGAACTGTCGATCGCGACCGACGCGGGCGATATCGTCGCACTGCGGATGACGGACGATCGGCTGTTCGTCGAGACGGCCTCGGAGGCCTCGAGCATGCCGGCGGGGGGCGAGGTGCGGATCGTCCTCGACGGCCCGATCGTCGAGGTCTCGACCGAGCGCGGGGTCTACGGCGCGCAGATCCCCGTGTCGCGCGGCTTCCGGGTGACCGGCGACACCGGTGCCGTTCAGGTCCACCCGCTCGCCAGGCCCGCCCCGTGA